Part of the Thunnus albacares chromosome 11, fThuAlb1.1, whole genome shotgun sequence genome, ggCTAACATGTTCACTGTATCAACTTAAAAAGGAGTTTACAGGTTGGtctgctgccatctagtggctaaaatgtaattactgcagctttaaagcatGTACGCTGGATACTAAAGATGCTTTTTGACAGACATAGTTGTGCTATTTCATGTCATTAGGCCACTGATAAGGTGAACTAACCTAATGTCTCCAATTGGCAGTTTCAGAGGCATATCAAGAAGTCAGAGGGGCAGAAGACCCCTAAAGTGGAATTGCAGATTTCCATTTATGGCGTGAAGATACTAGATCCCAAGACAAAAGTGAGTCCATACcctatattttaaattttgatgTTTCACAGTTGTACTTGTAATGTTGACACCTGTTCTACGGACAACAATAAACATTGTGTAGATGAAGATGGAATTGAACATGATTGTAAAGtcagtaaataataaatatgcattgtgtttgttttctaggATGTGCAGCATAACTGTCAGTTACACAGAATATCCTTCTGTGCAGATGACAAAACTGATAAAAGGATATTCACTTTTATCTGCAAAGACTCCGAGTCCAACAAACACCTCTGCTATGTGTTTGACAGTGAAAAGTGTGTAAGTGCTCTCTGCTTTGATAgtttccatttcatttcattgaaaCCAATGTAACATATTtgatacaatatttatttttgacttaaACAAGTTTTGATTGCCTTTACTTTAACTAGCTGTTGATATTTGCACATCTTTTAATCAACATTCAATGATGGTGTTAACTGTATAATCCTAGCTGCTGTGACAATTAGGTTAATATCATAGCCAagtctttgtttctgtcatgttgCAGGCAGAAGAGATAACTCTAACTATCGGTCAGGCCTTCGATTTGGCCTACAAGAAGTTCCTGGAGTCTGGAGGCAAAGATGTGGAAACCAGGAAACAGATTGGAACCCTACAGAAAAGAGTACATCACGTCTCGTTGATTCAGCTTATTTGCTCTCACATAGAGTTTAATTTACTTTGAAAACTTGTACCATCATGCTGACACATTGATATTTCTATTAATTAATGCAGAGCTTGTTTCTATTGATTGTTTTAAATCACCCAGTGTGGACAATTAAGCCGTGTTGATGAAATATGTCagtaattaatattaatgacagtAAGCTCTGTTGTTAGAGACCCAGTCTGTAATTGGATTATTGTACACACTGCTGGAACTGTGCAGCCATCCCAATATAAATAGAGAATTCTGAATATTTACATCTGCTTTACTCTCTACAACAGGAGTTAAAAGGacttctgttttatgttttaacagtAATAagcttaataaaatgtaattccCACATAAAGAATATGGTAAACTTGGCATTTAATCATAAATTACTCAAAAGAGATAATCAAAGGTAAaattactgtacatgttcaaaCATCGAAGACCATTCTTGACCTTGCCCAACTCCAGGTCCACATATTAGCTTTTCAAGTTTTTCACCATATCACAGTGTTTTCATCAGTGCGCAGATTTTGCAcggttgtcatggagacagaCCTTGGAGACATGTAAACTCAGCAGGTGTTATGATTTCATCCATGGTACTTTTAGAACTTCTAACACAGATGAGAAGTCCTAACATTCATGATCAAACTACATGTTTAAAGTTTTATGGAAAGATTTGGTTGATGTGATGATAAATATAACATCAGAcgatataaatgtgtttattgtgcGAATATATCTTCAATATTTTGGTATTTCTGCATCAATGTGAAGAAGTACCTTTGATTTGCTTATTTATTTGATTCTATCAAAAGGAGAGTTATTTTATCTACACTATAAACTGTTTaaaatttcatacatttttttgaccATTCCATTTTTCCAGAGACAATAATGTTTCTccaaatgtgatttatttaaaaccatttcaaaaCCCACAGGATTATCTGAAAAAGGCTTAGACCTGTTTTTATTagctgatgaaaaatgacattttggaaatattgGTTTTCACAGGACAGAAACAGTATACTTTATCATGAAAAAATCTTGCCTCTCCACTATCTTTTATGAAGATTTCTGTAAAACAATATAAGACACCATACTGCTGTTTATCTATAATTTGAatgatttctcttctttttatgCAGATTCAAGAACTGGAAACGGAAAACTCTGAGCTAAAGAAACAACTTCAAGACCTTGAAGAACAGCTGATGATAGCACATGTGCCACCAGTAAGGACAAACCGCACGGACACACACCCCTTCAGTTAAGAGACTCAACAGATGCTACATACTAAATCGAGCCAAGGTTACAACAGCCACTGTAACCTTAAGTGACAATTAAGATATAGTGTTATTTGCTAAAACGTAGGGTAACACTAACACAAGTAGAGAAGAGGGATACAGCATGCAATATCTACCTAaactagctaacattagccaccataagctaatGGTCATACCACACCAAGTTaggctgcagcagcaaaaccCTTAAGTGTATTAAACTGAACAAGGGTGCcttttattgcttatgaattcaacttttcatttcattcaagaCTAAGATTGGGTGATTTATTATGTCAAAagtcacatactgtagtttCAATTTAATCGCAATGCCTGCTGAATGAACTAAAACAGTTTGCCAATGTAATAtatcttaaaataaattaaaataattcaaatgtttCACATCAGCCAAACATACACAACCACAACTTTTTGGttcaaaaattttttttaaagtatttttacgGACAGCTGGGTTTGCTGAtactgtataatgtgtgtgATTAAACTCAGGTCTTGAATGACCAGGTCTACCTGCAGGGAGTTGGTTGGGGTCTAAGCTATGTTTGAAGCAAAGTAATTACACACTTGATTGGTCGTATGAGGACTGCGAAACATACACCATCTAATTGGGGCAAATGCCAGTATTTGTGACAGCCTGCGAATGCAATTACCTGAACCTCTCCAGCTATATAATACTGAATAATATTGTTCCTCTCTGGTCATTTTCTGTGTGCACTCTTTTTCTCAGCCGCTGCACATTAACGCAGCTAATGAAGCGTACATGCTGCAGAggccttcctctctcttctggTGTCACAGCATCAAGTCGCTCTCCTGTCTGGAGATCTCCTCTGTCACACTCACTCCTATGAGCTCGCCGGAATCCAACCTGTCAGCCGGGCTACTAACTCCTCCGCCTGCCAAACCCGCTCTCCTTCCTCCTAAGCCAACCGAGGGATGCAGCATCCCGCGGCCTCGCGTAAACACCCTAcgcttctctttctttctgctctGTCGCTTTCCCTGATGCCTTATTATCTCTCCCCGcctttgttcttctttttgttttgtgctgtttctcctgcttctgtgcaaaaataggTGTGTAGTTTATGCATGAGCAAACGTAGAAGAACTCCTGACCTTTTCTTAACCGTCTCTACCGCTTTATACAGGCAGGAAGTATCTCCATGAAACCACAGTCTACAGACATTTTCGACATGGTTCCCTTCTCCCCTGTGACACCGCTGATGCCCACACTGACCAGCAACGGCtgcccaccaccaccaccaaccacATTGCCACCAGATATAAGTGAGTACTTACTTCATCACTTTCTCATCATAAGATATGagtaatattttgtatttgttgtttgttttaggaTAATTGGTTTAGTGACTTAGAATTGAGGGATTGTAGCTggattcttgtttttttctgtcagtataATGTTTATCTGCTCCCTGTGTTTTTAGGGAAAGacctgtttggtgctgagccaTTTGATCCATTCACCTGCGGGGCAGCTGACTTCCCTCCAGATATTCAGTCAAAGCTGGATGAGATGCAGGTGAGCGGCTGCCTGCGTCTGATTCCTccacatagttttttttttttttttagaactgCAGGGAGGCTGGTTTAACTGTGAAACACAGGCCTCCTGTCTGTCCTATTATCAGCATCAGCACtttgaagataaaaaaaaaattctcttgCTTATACGAACacagggtttttgtttttttttttttgcttcatgcaGGATGCCTCAGCCAAGCCTAACAGAGAACCCCCTAATGCTGTCTGACAGTGGTGGCATCACTGCTGTATAATGTCAGGACAGTTTGTCCTTAATTGCCCCCTTGTGAACCGTAAAGAAACACCAGAACTCTTGTTTATGAAAATGATTCATGTTAAAATAGATGGTGTTTGTCACAGCAGAGTGGTGTTTGTGCAGTAGAGTGGTAAAACAATTAGATGTGAGGGATTACCTAATTCTATATTCCTGcttatatttctttaaaaaatgctgagtacagtaaatgtacaattTAAATGACCTCAGCTGTGGTGAATgagatttatttctttaattacatttatcaGGCATTCATTTAGAActgaattaataaaaaagtCTTTTGTGTAATACCCAGTATGTTTTATGCATTTCAATGAAGGAGCAGGTGGTAGttgtaattgtatttttgtgaaATCGGAACAAAACGAAAAGGAAACTGACAGCTATTGTTGTCAAGACTGttggtttcatttattttgtcgCTTACCAGAAGCAGCTGTAACCCTGCTGTCTGGAAGCATGAATAGAAAGTCAAACAGCAGCATTTCAGCAGTAGcttggaaaatgttttaactttacTCATGTGAGTTAAATGCGAATGAAATCTTAAAGTTCATGTTCTTCATAATATTAGTTTAATGTTCAACTTGACTCATTTGTTACAGACATCCCCAGTATTGTTAATGGTTAAAAGGCAGGTTCACTATTTTTAGTCAGGTGTCAAAATGAAATaggttttttcttgctgtaatcattcctcctgttcatactgactgttagaagatcctttcataatgcacttacaatttaagtgatgggggacaaaatctgtgcaaaaatgtatttaaaagtttatctgaagctaataggaagcttcagtcgtccaaattagtcaaatcaagtagatatctttcaacgttacagtctttttagtgtgaaagttcctctttttgttactatacttccaccgaagctcaacagggaaacactatccgaggaaacacaaagagggaatttgatgctaaaaatgtggcagatatctgCTTGATATGAccaactcagactgctgaagcctcatataagcttcacatcaactaactaaatgtctgtgtggacacactgtggattttggcctccatcacttacatcaaAAGcgcatttgaagaggatcttttaatagccagtatgaacaagaggaatgattacaacgaggaaaacctctttcactgctcatatggacacctgatgtaagacagacttgaacaattgtgaacctGCCTTTTTAATTGGTTTACAGTGGAATAGGGAAGCACGCCACTCTTTCTCCTCCCAAAAGACGGcatgacagaaaaaagtttgagaaccactgctgcAGGTTAGAACCAGCATGCAGTCGGACAAttattactgctgctgtttatgtCAGATCATTCAGTCATTCTCTGTGGGTCTGCATAAAGCAAGAAAATGTAAGGTAGTGAAGTACAGCATGACTAGAATATAACGACTTCTGCAGCTGAAATGCAGTTCGTCGTTCAACCCTCCAACCCCAACTTTCGTGGTTCTGTTTGCAAAATAACTGTTAAACAATAACCAGTAGGAGGCAGTGTTGCATTGACACACTTTCTTGAGTCAAACTTATTCTTCTGCTTTAATTATTAACAACTGAATTCATCTCTTGTGCTTTTCACTTGTAGCGGCAGAGATGGTTTGTACTCTTTGCTCTGTGCTGTTGTGCTTTTGTCTTGTATGCTCTAAAGCCTGCCGCATGCTCTCATAGTTACAAAACCCACCAgtgtcacttaaaaaaaaaaaaaaacaacttcttcCATCttctgtgaaatgttttcatcttttgaACAGGCCACATTGCACTTGTTATTCCAGCTCTTGCTCTGTAGTTGAAGAGCTTCTGTTATTTCTTTTATGAACAAGAACAGTGAGCAAATACtttttgtgctgtaaaattTCCTTTTGCATGAAAATCTTTAGAGGTACCATGATGTATTATATACACAGTGTTATCTATCAAGTATGCTTTTTCTATTGGGACCATAATCAAATCAATAATtcatataaaagaaaacacattaaaacagctACAAGTGAATTTTTTACCAGATACTCAAGCTGAGGTTTCACCAGTGCTTCCTTCATCAAGATGCATGCCTCATTGTTTCTGTTTGAGTTTATGATCTCAGATATAACGCATGACCAAGCATGACAGTGCAACAGTGTTGTactctttattttgtttagcatttcattcttttttgCCCTCGGATGtttatagatatttttattttcccattGCTTCTAATCTCAACATCATTCAAACTTTGTGTTTATCAACAAAACTGAGACATGTAATCTAACGGAGAGTCACTGTTGGTCACAGCTGTTGTCTGGCTTGTCTTTCAGGAGGGGTTCAAAATGGGACTAACCTTAGAGGGCACCGTCTTCTCTCTGGACCCACTAGACAGCCGCTGCTGATGCCAAGAAGATGCTCTTTGTCGCGTACTTTTAACTCGTTTGTATGAAGAAGTGCCAAAATCCACTCCACAGATGAGTCGAGATGTCACACTTTTCATCTTGAGGTTTATATGCATTTGCATTTAGATTGGTTTTTTCGATATTTCAAGGTAAACTCAGATCCATTATAGAAAAGAactatttttgtaaaaaaaaaaaacttatggAAGGAGTAGTTTTGAGTACCTTTGCTTGCACAGGCAATGAGAGATGTAAATAGTCGAAAAATGTCCAATGGTACACTCAGTGGCAGAATTTTCCTATGagacagtttgtgtgtatgcaccATTTGAATTCTGTATTGTTAACACATTCCTGTTTGTATGCCAAACACAAGCCggcaagaaaataaattaaacctGTATCATTAACATGAACTTACAGCAGCCTGCCCATAACAGCACATATTTTACTCAACAGTAATTCGCACgttatgttgttaattaatccaatctgacatttttttattttttttttggcttactGATCTTTCTACCTGTTGTTTTTGGTATtgaattgtgttttgttttttttgttttgcatttcaCAAATTTGACTTGCCATCTCAGTATTTACTTgtcatatttttacttttatcattttagtcTCCTCTTCTCTTGCACCAGAAGgcacttttttggggggggaacCTCTGTTCATACACAGTAATATTcccattattttacttttagttGCATTGACTTTGCTGTTACAgttattaaagaaaaatgttactGCAAAAAATGTTACTACTCCTTCATTTATTGCTAACTATGATCTATGAGTTtcctgttaaaaatgtttcGTCTTCtgttaaaaaagtttttttgtagtttgtgaTTTGATGTGACGATGCAGTTTGAGGAGTAGGTCACTCTGACTTCATCAATCCATGTTCATTCTGTGGTTTTGACATCACATTTTCTTACCTTTTGTTACTGATTTTATGAGTTTCATGCTGCACAAAGGCTGAAAATATTCCgctatgataaaaaaaaagttttatcaaGGACCAAATGAACTCATCTCAACAAAGAACAGGCAGAAAGAAGTATTTTCAACGTTTATTTCAAAGGATGAAATTCATCTGCTTCCAGTGTGGaaagcctcctcctcctcctcctcatttcttcttctcctctctgcttctaGAGTGTTATCAGGCAGTCACGCCTCACAAAAGTTACAAATCTATAATAAATATACTCAAATAAGAACCAAATGGTCACAATAGCATTACTTGAAGGCACATTCAACAGCTCAAGTTAAAAAAcaactgtgaaaatattttaaagtacataaatgtttttttttgtttgttttgcttttttttttttaatctacacattacagtatgtaaaactagattttgtgtgcaaaaagacaaactgaaaggAAATGACCTAGCTATACCTGAATTAATAGGACAGGAGCTTGGGGGATTAACAGGcatttggtttaatttgttGCATAGCAAGAGATACAAAGCAAACAGGCACTCACAGCCACCGTATTCtataaaaaatgttat contains:
- the gulp1a gene encoding PTB domain-containing engulfment adapter protein 1 isoform X1; its protein translation is MNRAFNRKKDKSWMHTPEALAKHYIPYNAKFLGNTEVEAPKGTEVVKDAVRKLKFQRHIKKSEGQKTPKVELQISIYGVKILDPKTKDVQHNCQLHRISFCADDKTDKRIFTFICKDSESNKHLCYVFDSEKCAEEITLTIGQAFDLAYKKFLESGGKDVETRKQIGTLQKRIQELETENSELKKQLQDLEEQLMIAHVPPPLHINAANEAYMLQRPSSLFWCHSIKSLSCLEISSVTLTPMSSPESNLSAGLLTPPPAKPALLPPKPTEGCSIPRPRAGSISMKPQSTDIFDMVPFSPVTPLMPTLTSNGCPPPPPTTLPPDIRKDLFGAEPFDPFTCGAADFPPDIQSKLDEMQEGFKMGLTLEGTVFSLDPLDSRC
- the gulp1a gene encoding PTB domain-containing engulfment adapter protein 1 isoform X2, which encodes MHTPEALAKHYIPYNAKFLGNTEVEAPKGTEVVKDAVRKLKFQRHIKKSEGQKTPKVELQISIYGVKILDPKTKDVQHNCQLHRISFCADDKTDKRIFTFICKDSESNKHLCYVFDSEKCAEEITLTIGQAFDLAYKKFLESGGKDVETRKQIGTLQKRIQELETENSELKKQLQDLEEQLMIAHVPPPLHINAANEAYMLQRPSSLFWCHSIKSLSCLEISSVTLTPMSSPESNLSAGLLTPPPAKPALLPPKPTEGCSIPRPRAGSISMKPQSTDIFDMVPFSPVTPLMPTLTSNGCPPPPPTTLPPDIRKDLFGAEPFDPFTCGAADFPPDIQSKLDEMQEGFKMGLTLEGTVFSLDPLDSRC
- the gulp1a gene encoding PTB domain-containing engulfment adapter protein 1 isoform X3; translation: MNRAFNRKKDKSWMHTPEALAKHYIPYNAKFLGNTEVEAPKGTEVVKDAVRKLKFQRHIKKSEGQKTPKVELQISIYGVKILDPKTKDVQHNCQLHRISFCADDKTDKRIFTFICKDSESNKHLCYVFDSEKCAEEITLTIGQAFDLAYKKFLESGGKDVETRKQIGTLQKRIQELETENSELKKQLQDLEEQLMIAHVPPAGSISMKPQSTDIFDMVPFSPVTPLMPTLTSNGCPPPPPTTLPPDIRKDLFGAEPFDPFTCGAADFPPDIQSKLDEMQEGFKMGLTLEGTVFSLDPLDSRC